ACAATCAACATCTAATCACCTGAAAAACAAAAAGATGCTACTAAAAATAACTTAATAACTGAGGTAATATCACAATCCAAAGCCCGCCCTTTGCCGTGGTGGAAATTTCCACTTTTGGTTGTGGCGAATATCTGAAAGCTACATGAAGTCAATCTCAAAGCCCATAGGCAGGTGACCCATACCTTGGTTGCGCTTGTACGTTATGTAGTAGTCAACGGTATCCGATAGGTGCGTGGCTTGCTCCTGTGGCACGCTGGGCTTGGTCTCACTGTCCTTGTTCTTGCTATAGTCCTCATTGATAGGAGTCATCTCTATAGAACGTATCGTTGACTTAGCCCCACGTGGATTAATTCTAAGCTTATATTCATCAGGCTTTTTCTCAGAAAGAATTTCATGTATCAGAAAATGTTTTTCTTTACCCTCTAAATTAAAAGTTAGGGGATGCAAATATACCTCCCAACCAGCCTCTGAAAACACTTCAGAAAAGAGCTCAAATAATGTAAGCCATTTCCCGTCACGCATTTTGGTACCGGCTGATTTACTACCCCCATTTCTATCCCCTGTAATATACACTACCTTTTTAGGGTGCTTCTCGTACTGCTCTACTACCTTATGAGCCAAGGTCTCGGCCATGGTCATGTTGTTCTTTGGGGTCTTTACGAAGGCATCGGCTATTTCTCGTAACTCCCACCCTTCTGGCTGCCATATAGTGCAGCTCGTAAAGTGGGCATTGAAATCGACCGACAATTCCAAGGGTTTAGTGGGTTGATAATACTCCAGCTCCTCCGGGCAATGGGTATGTAAATTAAAGGCAGGATAAAACGTCTTTGGAGTTTTGCCCAGTCTGTTTCCTTCTACCTCTACATCAAACTCAATATCCGTCAAAGTCTCTTTTAAGTTGTCTATAAAATCGGGTGGTAAAAACGCCTGGTTATCCTTGGTCTTGATATGGCAGAAATAATATTTCTCAGGAAATTTTTTCGCCAATTCCTCATAGTCAAACATCCAATCCCCACTTGTACCATAAGGTGGCGACGAAAAGAAATAAAATCCCCAGTGTAAATTGGAGTGGTATTTCCCTTTATTGGCTCTGATTCTACCCTGAAGGATTTTAAGCCATTCACGTTTGAACAATAGGCCCTCATCCAACAAAACAAAATCGTCATTTCGCCCCCGGTGTATATCAGGTGTCAATTTGTAGGCACAAAGCTCCACTACAAAACCATTCGGAAAACTTATGCAGTTACTCCAGTCGTCGGGTTCTTGATAGGGTCTATCAAACGATTTGGGAGGTTCACGCCAAAGTACATATTCGCCGTGACCCGTTTCCCAATTGTAAGCTTTACAATTCCATCTATTTTCGTCACCCCACGTTGCCTTTAAGCCTGGCATCAAAGAACGTTTTGCTTGAGTAATGGTAATACAAGCAAATTGCCCTTTTGCCCTGGGCAACTCTTCTTTCATAACCATTAACAAATCCGCCAAAGTAACAGACTTTCCAGATCCAATCCCTCCTACTATACCAGCAACTTTTACCCCGTCGCTGGATAGGTTAAACATGACTGTTTCCAGAAAGTCGGCTTGCTTATCATTCACTTGGATGTTCTGTATTTGTTCCAATGAGTTCATAATTGGTGTCTTCAACTTTTGGTGTAGTACTGTAATTATTATTTACCTCAACTCTTTTGATTACGATTTTGGTTGGTCGTTTTTTCTCATCCATATTGGATTTGATTTCGTCATAAGCGCCGTCAATTTTAGCGGCTTCCTTCATAAGCTTCATATATGCGTCCCAATCAAGTTCTTGTTTAGCTTTATACGCCGCTTCACGAAATAGCTCAGCATACATAAACTTTATACCTTCCTTATTTCGTAATTGACGGAGCTCTGCAAAAGTCTCGTAGGCCATCGCCAAAATTTCCCTTGCTCTACGGTCTTGTACTTTTACAATTGGGTCATTTTTCAAGCACTGGATTACTTCAGTATCGGAGTATCCATCTTTGAGCCACCCACGGGCTACACTAATCTTTTCAAAGGTTTCTTGCTGAGTCGAGGTCAGCTCTCGACCAGTGAGCAAATGTTCCCGAAACACGCTCATTTCTTCGTAGACTTTATCCAGGTATTTATTATGCTGTCTCATATTTAAGGCGTAGTAATTCTTCTGTGATTTCTTTTTTTCTCAAGTTGCTTTTTGCTAGTTTTTCAGTCCATTCATTAAATCGGCTACTTTCGGGCTTTTCTTTCATTTTTTGCTCAAACTTCCAAATAGCAGTGTTTATCAAGCCCAGCTCATAGCGTAACTCTGCCTCTCGTTGTGGGTTAAGTTTTTGTTGTGCTTGACGCTCTTCACTAGGCAGTTTTCCAAAACGCTCGAAATAGGCTATTGTCAATCTACATTCTTTCCAGGCTGTACGTTTTTCTCTAATCTGGTCAATAATAGGCTTTACTCCATCTACGTCACTATCGTCGAAAGTGTGGAGCTTGTTAGACAAAAAAGCGGCTTCACGATGCAAACTTTCCGCCTGCATCATGAGCCGCTCTAGCTTTTCACTGCTATGATCAGTCTCGTTTGACTCTACTCCGTTTTTTTTTCTTCTTCTGTTGCTGGAGCTGGTGGCGTCACCACAGGTGCTTCAGTTTTGGAAGTACTGTTCGCTGGAGCTGCTGTCTTGGTATTGGCAGGAGCTGGCTTTTCTGTTTGCTTTTTCGGCGCTAGCTCTTTCGATTTTTCAATAGCTCTTTCATAAGCAAATTTGGCTGTTTCGTATTTCTCAAGCGACACTTCCGTTTTTTGAGCGTTATGCTCCATTTCTGCCAATTGAAAATCAGCAAATAGTCTTTCCATATTCATGTTAGTGTTTCGGGGTTAAAAGTTCTAATAAAGACGGAGTACCTTTTACTTCAGGCTCAACGTAGTTTTCGTTAAGCGCAATAAAAGAGTTTCCGTTTTCAAACAAAACAGCCGCTTCCTCATCGCTGAGGTTATCGTTGATGTATTTGGTTTGGCCCAGTACAAAAACGTGATTAGTGGCAGCGCTTTGTTTATCGGTAATTTTATATTTTTGGAGTGCCATAGATAGGAAAAGAAAAGAGTGACAATTAGAGTTTGTCACTCCAGATTTAGAAATTAGGATAGCGCTTGTACAGCGAAAGTAACCGTATTGGCCAATGGTACAATCGGGTGAGAGTATCCATCATTTTTGGCCGTAAAGGTTACACGCTTACGCTCCGTTCCTTTTGGTGGGTTCGTAATTTTGGCATCGAACATAAATGGAATGTACTTGTCACCAAAATAGTACAAACTATTGTCGTTACCCTGAACAATCAAGTTTACAGGTGTTTCATACAAAAGCGCCATTGCTTTGGCAATGTCTTTATCGAAGCCTAACACGTCAAACTCGACACCTTGCGTAAAGCCACCACCTGTTTTCATTTCACCATCCCATTTCAAGGTATCGTACCATGCTTCAATCTCGACCGCCATTTTCCCTGGTGCCAATGGAATAGCTCCAGCAAACTGACCAGTTGATAAAATGAGGTTATAATCCACAAACTCATTGAGTAAATCTTCTGTCAGAATTACATACAATCGCTTTGAGCCACCGAGCTGTGGATTTTGAGTTTTACGCTTGAGACCAACCAAAGGCACTGTAAATGCACCAGTGGGAAACTCTAAATATTGACCCGTTAGCATTTGTAAACCTGCACTGGTCGACATCATACTCAAACCCGAAACAATGGGATTGCCTGTGTAGGCATACATGGATACTCCAGCAAAAAAGCTAAGAAGTACCATTGCCATTTTTAGAAACTTATTCATAAAAAGATATTAGGGCCGAAGCCCAATTAAAGGTGTATTTTAATCAAACTAATTACAATCGGTTGTTACCAAACCACTCGCTACCCAAGCCGTACTCAACACAAGCCGAGTACAAAATGTTAAGCTCCCAGTGTTTCGTGTATTCTTTCATTTTCACACGGTATTTACTTACGTCCTCATTTGTCAAGAAAAACAAATCAGGAGAAATAAACATCAAGTTACTTGCTGCCAAAGCTGGATCAACATCAAATGTGATATTGTCGTAATCATCTACCGTTTTCGCTGTTTCGTTTGGCCCTACGTGATTTGGGAACTTGGCACGTCGGTTGGTATCATATTTACGTTTGTTTGATGGCGAAATTTTAAACTTGAGTGGTTTGGCTGCCAAAGCTGGATTTGAGTCGGTCAAAGCACAGATAGCTTTTACCTCATCATAAATATTTTGGTCTGTCAACGGTGTTGCCGCTGAGGTCACAACGTTAGCACTCGGAATATCACCTCCAGTACCACGACCAGCAGTAAACTTTTTAATCAAACCATCAATTGAACTCATAGAGCCAAATCCTGACTGATTAAATACCCCTCTGTAAGTACCATAGAGCGCTAAACCTTCGCCTGACTTCTGGAGTACAGTATTGACAAAAAATAATTCCCAAGGCATGGCCAAAACCTGCTCTTTGGTCATGTTTCCCGTAGTGATCAGACGCTCGTAGCTTCTAAAAATCTTTAAAACGTCGGAACGCTTCAAAGCCAAGTCAATATCAATATCAAAGAAGTTGGGTAGTTTGGCATTGATTTTTACGGCATCAGCTGTGGGATTAAAATCGTCTGAAGCTGGCTTGTTGGCGTCCTTAGCGACAACTGAAAAGATAGGCGTTTTGGCGTCGGTGACCTCAACATTAAAATCCTTACGAATCTTTCCAAAGCCATCCATTACCGATTCATTTACAATGATAGGATTGCCAGAAATGAGGTTTTCCAATTCGTCTGGTAGAGAGTCGAAATTGGGATTGATTGAACTTGTAATAGGCATAGTTACCTTAATTTAATGGTGAACTTTAATTTTAAACGGGTTTGTCCCAGTGTAGATTTTTACTAGACTTTGCTCAAGTACTATTGTGCTCTGCTCAAAAGAATGCTCATCGGGTGGTCAGCTGCCAACTTTGCTTCAGTCTCTTTGTTAGAGGCATCACTTTTAGGAAGCTTTTGACCATTTTGAGACTTTTGATCATAAAACTCTTTGTAAGTATCACGGTCTTTTTCGGCTTCAGTAAGCTTGGTATTTAGCGACGTTTTGTCCCCTTCCAAGGCTGTTACTTTTTGCTGCAGCTCCTGAGCCTTGATTTTTTCAGCTTCGAAGTCCTCTTTTAGTTTGGTGTTTCCTTCTTGTTGGGCATCGAGTCGCTGTTTCAACTCGGTCATTTCGTTTGAAAACTCTGCTAAATGCTCAGCAGAAACCACCTCCGAAATATTTTTAAATGATTTTGGCAAGACTTGCAATAGCCAATCTTTTGCCGGTAAGGTACTTTTTGACATTATCGTATAGTATTAAAAGTGTGCAAAACTAAAAACCAACATTAAGCGTGGGCCAACTGTTGGCAGCGCTTAATGGCTGAGTTAAAATCTCCTATTCTATCAGCTAAACCCAAAGTAATGGCGTCCTTTGCTCCGTAAACGTTGCCTGAAAAAACGTCCTCACTCTTGATTTTCCCGACTCTACCACGTTTTACATAGCCTACAAATTCCTTGCGTGCCGCGTTGGTTTGTGCTTGTAAATATCCTCTGGTCTCTTCTGTCAATGGTTCATAAGGGTTAATCTTTGCCTTATTTTCTCCACCTTGAGCTCGAATCATTTCGACATCAACCCCTTGCATTTGTAGTTGTCTGGAGTAA
The DNA window shown above is from Flectobacillus major DSM 103 and carries:
- a CDS encoding terminase large subunit domain-containing protein, which gives rise to MNSLEQIQNIQVNDKQADFLETVMFNLSSDGVKVAGIVGGIGSGKSVTLADLLMVMKEELPRAKGQFACITITQAKRSLMPGLKATWGDENRWNCKAYNWETGHGEYVLWREPPKSFDRPYQEPDDWSNCISFPNGFVVELCAYKLTPDIHRGRNDDFVLLDEGLLFKREWLKILQGRIRANKGKYHSNLHWGFYFFSSPPYGTSGDWMFDYEELAKKFPEKYYFCHIKTKDNQAFLPPDFIDNLKETLTDIEFDVEVEGNRLGKTPKTFYPAFNLHTHCPEELEYYQPTKPLELSVDFNAHFTSCTIWQPEGWELREIADAFVKTPKNNMTMAETLAHKVVEQYEKHPKKVVYITGDRNGGSKSAGTKMRDGKWLTLFELFSEVFSEAGWEVYLHPLTFNLEGKEKHFLIHEILSEKKPDEYKLRINPRGAKSTIRSIEMTPINEDYSKNKDSETKPSVPQEQATHLSDTVDYYITYKRNQGMGHLPMGFEIDFM